The following coding sequences lie in one Arachis hypogaea cultivar Tifrunner chromosome 9, arahy.Tifrunner.gnm2.J5K5, whole genome shotgun sequence genomic window:
- the LOC112708925 gene encoding uncharacterized protein, with amino-acid sequence MGATPFYCSILEVRLLRHFDKPTDMRYDRTQDPQEHLTAFEARMNLEGVGDEVRCRAFPVTLAGPVIRWFNSLSQGSLAAFSDISRAFLAQFTTRIEKAKHPINLLGVTQRAGETTRKYLYRFNDECLEIEGLTDSVASLCLTNGLLNEDFRKHLTTRPVWTMHEIQTVAKEYINDEEVSRVVAANKRQPSYNQPRHHGNRERQKKQVRDEGPSKAPRPFPRIGKFTNYTPLTLPIVEVYQQIAEKRILTKPRPLKDRTGENKSLYCDYHKGYGHQTQECFDLKDALDQAIRDNGKTRSTKQRQGPEDNDHGLTIINVVTAKNTAPKSKSAHKKDAKVLAISSSPARSSRRSLTISFGPKDHWFDEVPENPPMVITARVETSLVKQILVDTGVDSNIMFRNVFDAVGLRDADLMTHQHGVIGLGDHFIKPDGIISLPTSVGQGQGRRSIMAEFVVLRSTSS; translated from the exons ATGGGCGCGACCCCATTCTACTGTTCCATTCTCGAGGTCCGGTTGCTGAGACACTTCGACAAGCCAACAGACATGAGGTATGACAGAACACAGGACCCGCAGGAGcacctaacggccttcgaggcccgAATGAACCTCGAAGGAGTGGGAGACGAGGTGAGGTGCCGTGCTTTCCCGGTCACCCTGGCAGGCCCAGTGATACGGTGGTTCAATAGCCTCTCGCAGGGTTCTCTAGCCGCCTTCTCGGACATCAGCCGCGCCTTCTTGGCGCAATTCACTACTAGAATCGAGAAGGCAAAGCACCCAATCAATCTTCTCGGCGTGACCCAACGTGCCGGGGAGACGACCAGGAAATATCTATATCGGTTCAATGACGAATGCTTGGAAATCGAAGGACTTACCGACTCTGTCGCCAGCCTTTGTCTGACGAATGGCCTTCTTAATGAGGATTTCCGAAAGCACCTCACCACTAGACCGGTATGGACGATGCATGAGATCCAGACCGTAGCCAAGGAATACATAAATGATGAGGAAGTCAGCCGAGTCGTGgctgccaacaaacggcagccCTCTTATAATCAACCCAGGCACCATGGTAACAGAGAAAGGCAGAAGAAACAGGTCAGAGACGAGGGGCCGAGCAAGGCACCCAGACCGTTCCCCCGGATAGGAaaattcaccaactacaccccACTCACTCTCCCCATCGTAGAAGTTTACCAGCAAATCGCCGAAAAGAGAATATTGACGAAGCCCCGACCTCTGAAAGACCGTACAGGGGAAAACAAGAGCCTCTACTGTGATTACCATAAAGGCTACGGGCACCAAACGCAGGAGTGTTTCGACCTGAAAGATGCGCTAGATCAAGCAATCAGGGACA ACGGCAAGACCCGATCAACGAAACAGCGGCAAGGACCAGAAGACAACGATCACGGCCTCACCATAATAAACGTGGTGACCGCCAAGAACACAGCGCCAAAGTCGAAGTCTGCGCACAAGAAAGACGCCAAAGTCCTGGCAATTTCCTCCTCGCCGGCACGAAGCTCCAGGAGGTCCCTAACTATTTCCTTTGGGCCAAAGGATCATTGGTTCGACGAGGTCCCTGAGAACCCACCCATGGTCATTACGGCTAGGGTGGAAACCAGCCTCGTCAAACAAATCCTTGTGGACACGGGGGTAGACTCGAACATTATGTTCCGCAACGTGTTCGATGCGGTAGGTTTACGGGACGCCGACCTCATGACTCACCAACACGGTGTCATAGGGTTGGGTGACCACTTCATTAAGCCAGACGGGATAATATCCCTCCCGACCTCCGTGGGACAAGGACAAGGGCGGAGGTCAATTATGGCCGAGTTCGTGGTTCTACGATCAACATCATCCTAG